ATATGAAATATCTAAATGTTTGCTACAGATAAAGCATTGAGAATAAAGTCCCATCCAGTGATCTGAGTAATCACTTGAGAACTTAATTTTGATAAGATTTTGGAAAGTCGCTTTCTTAAATCATCTAAATCGGGAAAGAATTCCCATTTCAAAGGTTTCTTAATTTCTTGCCATAATCGTTCAATGGGATTAACTTCTGGGGAATAAGGTGGTTGGAAAATTAAAATGACATTATCAGGAAGTTGTAACTCTAACCAAGTATGGCAACGACTGTTATCAACTTGTATTAAGTGTAAATCGTCAGGATATTCTTGAGCAAACCAGCTTAAATACTGCTCAAAGCAAAGACCATCAAGATGAGAAAATTCTCTGAAAAAATTCTCTCCCGTTCTCGGTTCCACTAAACCGTACAACCATAAATAATCAAACTTCCACTGTTTTTTTCCTGTCGGTTGAATTCCTTTACCTGTAATTTTTGTATCGTGAAGTGTGATTAACCCGATTCGAGATTCATCTTGGCACCAATATCTAATGTTTTGATATCGTTTAACCTTTTCTGAATTAGCTTCTAGTTGGGTTGTAACAATTTCACTTAGTTTTTTTTAAAAGCTTCCGGTGCTCCCAATTCCTGTTTGCTATGAACTGGACGTGGCACTTTCAGTTTTCCTTCTAAACCATAGCGGACTCGTTTATGAACAGCACTATAACTAATATCAATATCTTGAATTAACTGAAGCCATGTTTGAATTTCCTTATAACTAGAAAATCCTTCTGGATCTTCTAGTTCTTGGATTAATTTTTTTTCTACTGATGGCGTGATTTTAGGGACTCGCCCAGGACTTTTCTTAACTTCTAAAAGACCTTTGAGACCTCCTTTGCGATATTTACTGAGCCATCTTGATACTGTCGTTCGGTGTTTTCCGATTAGGGAGGCGAGCGCGCCGGTACTTCTGACTTGGTTCGTTTTCAGCCAATACAAGACTTGGATTCGTTCTTTGACTTCACTGTTTTGGGAGAAGTTGAGCTGTTTTTTAAGCTCTTGAGCTGACTCGGCAATCTCAATTTTAATGACACCTGCCATAGCTAATCTCGATTACTAACAATCTCTCCCTCTATTTGTAGCATACACAGTTCCATTTCATATTAATTGAAACCTTAACGGAGCGCGATCAAGTGACCTCCCCATTATTGCCAGATTTCTCTTTATCTATTTCTGAAATTTTTAGATGAAAGAGATCAATAGGGGCTAGGGAAGTTAGCACTTAAAATGTTAATCGTTAAGGAAATGGTAGTCCTGCATCATTAATGATCAATTGTGGCAGTCCGCAAATGAACCTGATGACCCTCGCTCTTCCTCCCATTCTCTCCATTGGTTTGATGTGGACAGTGGCAAGCGTGTACATTAAAGTTTAGGTGTTCTCATTATCCTCAATTTAAATATGCTAAAACCATTTAAATGGCTCAAACCATTACGTTCTGTGCTAAAAAGCACAATTATCACTTTCTTACTGATTAGTCTATCGGTAGGACTGAGTGGTGCATGGTGGAATTTTGGTGGCGGAGGGGAAGAAGAAAAGAAACCTGCTAGAGAGAGTATTCTTCCGCAAGGAGAAGCAATTACTGATCCTACCGCACTTTTACGCTACTCTTTACCGTTTGATAACTATCAAGCGCGAAAGTTACAAAGTAGTATTGAAGACATTGCTTTCCAATTACGAGGGAAGCGTTGGGGAAAAATTAGTGGCGATGTGAAAACTGCCAGTCGGGTGATTAATTCCAAAACTGATAAGTTATTGGCAGGTGTTCCTGAAGAAAATCGAGAACAAGCAGAAGCCCTGATCCCTGAGATTAAACAGAAACTTAATGAGTTGCGAGAAGTCGTAGAGAAACAGGATGTCGAACAGGTTTGGCTAACCCGTCGTGATCTCCTAGAAACCCTTGATGAGTTTGAGGCGTTATTTGTCAAAGAGTTTCCTTTTTCCATTCCAGAAGAATATGCCGATCTCCCGAAATTAAAAGGACGAGCGCGAGTAGAGGTAGAAACCAATAAAGGAAATTTGACTGTTGTGGTGGATGGCTATAGTGCGCCCATTAGTGCTGGTAACTTTATTGATTTAGTGGATCGCGGTTTTTATGATGGGTTAGAGTTCAACCGCGTCAATGATTTTGCGGTACAAACGGGTGATCCCCCTGGGCCAGAAGAAGGCTTTGTTAACCCTGAAACAGGAGAATATCGTGCCATTCCTTTAGAAGTATTAGTGGAAGGAGACGAAAGACCCGTTTATGGGGCAACCTTAGAAGAACTGGGACGCTATCAGGAGCAGCCTGTATTGCCTTTTTCGGCAAATGGGGCAGTGGCGATCGCGCGTCCAAGTGGTGATCCCAATGGCGGTTCTTCCCAATTCTTCTTCTTTAAATTTGACTCTGAGTTAACCCCTCCTGGATTTAACTTCATGGATGGACGATATGCCATCTTTGGCTACACCGTTGAAGGAGATGAAATTTTAGAAGATATAGAGGAAGGGGATCAAGTGATCTCAGCACGGGTAATTGACGGGTTGGAAAACCTAGAACGCCCCACTCAAACTGCGGTTAGTGGTAACGATGAAGCCAGAAGCTAATCTCACAGTTGCTGATATTGGAGAACAAGGACTTTTAGCCAAACTTAAGGCTTTTTGTCCGTCTTCTATCGTGGGGGATGATGCTGCTGTACTTAATTTCAGTGGTGATCATTCCCTTGTAATTAGCACCGATGTTTTAGTGGATGGGGTTCATTTTAGTGATGGGATTGCTAAACCCGACGTTTATACCACTTCCCCAGAAGATGTGGGCTGGCGGGCCGTAGCAGCAAATTTATCTGACTTAGCCGCCATGGGGGCTTCTCCTTGGGGAATTACGGTAGGATTAACCCTTCCGGGGGATTTAGCGGTAACTTGGGTAGAACGGCTTTATCAGGGCTTAAGTGAGTGTTTAAGACAGTATGAGACGGTTTTATGGGGGGGAGATATAGCGCGATCGTCTGTAATTACCCTTTCGATTACCGCCGTTGGCAAAGTGTCACCGCAAGCCGTTATTCGTCGCCAAGATGCTAGAGTTGGCGATGTTATCCTCGCAACAGGAGAGCATGGGGCTTCTCGGGCAGGATTAGAGTTATTATTACATCCCGAACGACAACAAGAATTAAGTCCAGTGGATGCTCAAAAATTAATCCGAACTCATCAACATCCTCAACCGCGTTTAGATGTTCCCCCCTTACTCCAGAAAATATTACCTGAGTTTCGAGTTGGAGGAATGGATAGCAGTGATGGGTTAGCAGATGCGATTTTACAAATTTGCCGTGCCAGTGGGGTGGGCGCAAAAATTAGTCGTGAGAGTCTTCCAATTCCTGATGAACTTTTAAAGTGGTTATCTCCAGAACAGGCTTTAAATTGGACGTTATACGGCGGAGAAGATTTTGAATTAGTCTTAACCTTACCGCGTCAGTTTGCTGAATCATTACGAGAACAATTAGGCAACTCAGCAAGAATCATTGGTGAAATTACAAAAGAAACTGATGTTAAGTTATCAGATTTCGATCTGGATTTAAGTCAAGGTTTCCAACATTTTAGCAATAGCTTGAAGAATCAGCGATCGCGCCGAGTCTAACCCCCCAATAACTTAACTAATCCCACTGCAATCAGAACAAGGAATCAAGCATTAATCTTCCTCTTGAGCAAATGATTCTAAAGACTGCCAATTGTGAATAATTAAAGTGCCACCGCGACGATAAGTAATTGCCTCTGACATTTTCTTAATTAAGCGAATACACTCTTCATAGGTAATGCCAATCATTCTTGCCATTTGGTAATAAGAGAGTTTTACCTGAATGACCTCTCCCTCTGCTTTCTGCATTGTTCCATACTCTTTACCGTGGTATAAAATTAAGCGAGCTAGTCGCGCGATCGCGCGTTCTGAGATTAACCCATGAACCGTTTCATGTAGATGTTGCAAACGCTGATTAAACGTTTCTAAAATTCGCAACGCAATCTCAGGGTTTTTCCCAATAGCATCGAGAATAGCTCCCTTATCAAGCATAACCACCACCACTGGGGCTTTCGCAATGACCGTTGCTGGAGCAATTTGATTCCCAAACATAGCAGGTGCGGCAAAAATTTGCCCAGGGCGAATCACCCTCACCACTGTTTCTTTTCCCGTATCAGCCGTTTTCTGAATTTGTAACTGCCCTTCTAGTAGCGCGAATAAACAAGCAGGAAGATGATCTCCCTCAATCATCACCATTTCATCTTTTTGAAACTGACGAATTTTAGCATGGGGTTGCAGTTCCTCTAAATTTTCTTCCGAGAGAGAATTTAATATCCAAAGCTGTTGTAATTGTTTCACTGTCGCCAGCATAAGCGAAACTGAGCTACCTCAGGGATATCGGGAAAAAAGTTTGTCATTCTAAAACTATAGCAACTTGTCTGATTGCTTTAGTCTCCTGAAAAGAGAGGGAATTATGACTACCACAAAATCCAATTCCAAACCCCTTGCTGGGCATGAAGTGCTAGCCAAAGCAGGTAAAACTGTTTTACGCCCCGGTGGATTAGAAGCCACCCGTCAACTACTAGACTGGGCAAATTTTCAGTCTGGGCAAACCGTTTTAGAACTCGCCGCCAGTTTTGGTAAAAGCGCAATTTGGCTTGCCCAACGTTATGGCGTTCGTGTCATTGGCATTGAGCGTAACCCTAACAGCGTTCGTATTGCCCAAGATAACATCCGAAAAGCAGGTTTAGAAGGGCAAGTGGAAGTTCGAGAAGGGGATATTTTTCACTTAGATCAAATTCACGAACAATTTGATTATGTCTTTGCTGAAGCTATTTTAACCATGCAATCTTCCACAGGGAAAGCAAAAATTTTAGCTGGCATTGCAAATGTTTTGAAACCACAAGGGAAATTCTTATCTCATGAAATGCTTGGGCTAGGAGATAAGGAAGAAATGGATCGCGCTTTATCGCAATCTATTCGAGTCAATGCTCAACCCTTATCAGAAACGGAATGGCAAGACTTATTTCAGCAAGCACGGTTAACCATTCAACACTCTAAAACTGGCGAAATGGGCTTATTAAATCCAAAACGAGTCATTGAAGATGAGGGATTTTTTCAAGCCATAAAAATTGCTTGGAATGTATTAACTAATGCCGAGATCAGACCGCGAGTTTTACAGATGAAACAAGTGTTTAATCAATACCGCGACCAACTCGGTTATATTGCCATTTGTGCCAGTAAGGAGGAATAACAATGGCTGCCACAATTACTAACCCTAACACTACCTATTCAGATCGTCTCAAAAATTTAATTGAGTATCCTGAAACTGGAATTTTAAGCAAAATTTTCGTGAAA
This window of the Euhalothece natronophila Z-M001 genome carries:
- the thiL gene encoding thiamine-phosphate kinase; the encoded protein is MKPEANLTVADIGEQGLLAKLKAFCPSSIVGDDAAVLNFSGDHSLVISTDVLVDGVHFSDGIAKPDVYTTSPEDVGWRAVAANLSDLAAMGASPWGITVGLTLPGDLAVTWVERLYQGLSECLRQYETVLWGGDIARSSVITLSITAVGKVSPQAVIRRQDARVGDVILATGEHGASRAGLELLLHPERQQELSPVDAQKLIRTHQHPQPRLDVPPLLQKILPEFRVGGMDSSDGLADAILQICRASGVGAKISRESLPIPDELLKWLSPEQALNWTLYGGEDFELVLTLPRQFAESLREQLGNSARIIGEITKETDVKLSDFDLDLSQGFQHFSNSLKNQRSRRV
- a CDS encoding Crp/Fnr family transcriptional regulator; the protein is MLATVKQLQQLWILNSLSEENLEELQPHAKIRQFQKDEMVMIEGDHLPACLFALLEGQLQIQKTADTGKETVVRVIRPGQIFAAPAMFGNQIAPATVIAKAPVVVVMLDKGAILDAIGKNPEIALRILETFNQRLQHLHETVHGLISERAIARLARLILYHGKEYGTMQKAEGEVIQVKLSYYQMARMIGITYEECIRLIKKMSEAITYRRGGTLIIHNWQSLESFAQEED
- a CDS encoding SAM-dependent methyltransferase, coding for MTTTKSNSKPLAGHEVLAKAGKTVLRPGGLEATRQLLDWANFQSGQTVLELAASFGKSAIWLAQRYGVRVIGIERNPNSVRIAQDNIRKAGLEGQVEVREGDIFHLDQIHEQFDYVFAEAILTMQSSTGKAKILAGIANVLKPQGKFLSHEMLGLGDKEEMDRALSQSIRVNAQPLSETEWQDLFQQARLTIQHSKTGEMGLLNPKRVIEDEGFFQAIKIAWNVLTNAEIRPRVLQMKQVFNQYRDQLGYIAICASKEE
- a CDS encoding helix-turn-helix domain-containing protein, encoding MAGVIKIEIAESAQELKKQLNFSQNSEVKERIQVLYWLKTNQVRSTGALASLIGKHRTTVSRWLSKYRKGGLKGLLEVKKSPGRVPKITPSVEKKLIQELEDPEGFSSYKEIQTWLQLIQDIDISYSAVHKRVRYGLEGKLKVPRPVHSKQELGAPEAFKKN
- a CDS encoding peptidylprolyl isomerase, whose product is MLKPFKWLKPLRSVLKSTIITFLLISLSVGLSGAWWNFGGGGEEEKKPARESILPQGEAITDPTALLRYSLPFDNYQARKLQSSIEDIAFQLRGKRWGKISGDVKTASRVINSKTDKLLAGVPEENREQAEALIPEIKQKLNELREVVEKQDVEQVWLTRRDLLETLDEFEALFVKEFPFSIPEEYADLPKLKGRARVEVETNKGNLTVVVDGYSAPISAGNFIDLVDRGFYDGLEFNRVNDFAVQTGDPPGPEEGFVNPETGEYRAIPLEVLVEGDERPVYGATLEELGRYQEQPVLPFSANGAVAIARPSGDPNGGSSQFFFFKFDSELTPPGFNFMDGRYAIFGYTVEGDEILEDIEEGDQVISARVIDGLENLERPTQTAVSGNDEARS
- a CDS encoding IS630 family transposase gives rise to the protein MVTTQLEANSEKVKRYQNIRYWCQDESRIGLITLHDTKITGKGIQPTGKKQWKFDYLWLYGLVEPRTGENFFREFSHLDGLCFEQYLSWFAQEYPDDLHLIQVDNSRCHTWLELQLPDNVILIFQPPYSPEVNPIERLWQEIKKPLKWEFFPDLDDLRKRLSKILSKLSSQVITQITGWDFILNALSVANI